One genomic window of Conger conger chromosome 7, fConCon1.1, whole genome shotgun sequence includes the following:
- the LOC133133314 gene encoding olfactory receptor 52D1-like, which translates to MDNISFTMVFTLTGFKETKANKYTYFVLTSFVYLLINLFNLTLIVTIILERALHEPMYIFLCNLCFSGLYGTAGFYPKFLSDLLYDTHLISYNGCILQAFVIYSYILCEYTTLFIMSYDRFVAICKPLDYYMIITSQTIGKLIFYSWSFPFIGVFIALMLTSRLQLCGSHIDKSYCDNWSVVKLSCVSTTINNVYGYCLIFSVIAHVTFIVLSYIKLINACIKSKESKKIFMKTCLPHLLSLINFTIAILFDILFSRYGSRDFPPSLRNFLQLEFLIIPPLLNPIIYGLKLTEIRNRIFRKCWDPKIKDSQHTRKR; encoded by the coding sequence ATGGATAACATATCTTTCACCATGGTGTTCACCCTTACTGGTTTTAAGGAGACAAAGgcaaacaaatatacatactTTGTTTTgacttcatttgtttatttgttaattaatttatttaatctgaCTCTGATTGTGACAATTATTCTAGAGAGAGCTCTCCATGAGCCCATGTACATCTTCCTGTGTAACCTGTGTTTTAGTGGACTGTATGGAACTGCTGGTTTCTACCCTAAATTCCTGTCTGATTTACTGTATGACACTCATCTGATCTCATACAATGGTTGTATACTACAAGCATTTGTAATCTACAGTTATATTCTGTGTGAGTATACAACATTATTTATCATGTCTTATGACAGGTTTGTTGCAATATGCAAACCATTAGACTATTACATGATAATCACATCTCAAACTATCGGCAAATTAATTTTCTATTCATGGTCCTTTCCATTTATTGGTGTGTTCATTGCACTTATGCTAACAAGCAGGTTGCAATTATGTGGATCCCACATTGATAAATCCTACTGTGACAACTGGTCAGTTGTGAAACTGTCTTGTGTATCAACTACAATTAATAATGTTTATGGGTATTGTTTAATCTTTTCAGTCATAGCACATGTCACTTTTATTGTGTTGTCTTACATAAAATTGATCAATGCATGCATAAAATCAAAGGAGAGCAAGAAGATATTTATGAAGACCTGTTTACCACATTTACTTTCATTAATAAATTTTACAATAGCTATTCTTTTTGACATATTATTCAGTCGATATGGATCAAGGGATTTCCCTCCAAGTTTACGTAACTTCCTACAACTGGAATTTTTAATAATCCCCCCTCTTTTAAATCCCATTATATATGGGCTGAAACTCACTGAGATACGGAACAGAATTTTCAGAAAATGCTGGGATCCTAAAATTAAAGATTCTCAGCATACAAGAAAGAGGTAA